In Wolbachia endosymbiont (group B) of Germaria angustata, the following are encoded in one genomic region:
- the tsaB gene encoding tRNA (adenosine(37)-N6)-threonylcarbamoyltransferase complex dimerization subunit type 1 TsaB: MSILAINTVGAGSSIAVIDYDGNCFVERNSANNSHAESFFQILNTLFGKHNYSYDKIDHLAVIVGPGSFTGIRVGISTAQGINLATNKPLYGVSALEAQAYAISLLCANSKKNIKAIIEDDQKFYTQLFDFNLLPLSNPAVVSELQPETHCITYMDCSLPKLDASHAGLLVRYRLKNKQKLNGVEALYLNEPQYMKSLPIA; this comes from the coding sequence ATGTCCATTCTAGCAATTAATACTGTAGGTGCTGGTAGTTCAATAGCAGTAATTGATTACGATGGTAATTGTTTTGTAGAACGCAATTCTGCAAACAATAGTCATGCAGAATCATTTTTTCAAATACTGAATACTTTGTTTGGTAAGCATAATTACAGCTACGATAAAATAGACCATTTAGCAGTAATAGTTGGACCAGGAAGTTTTACTGGAATCAGAGTTGGTATATCAACTGCACAAGGTATAAATCTTGCTACAAATAAGCCGTTATATGGGGTTAGTGCGCTGGAAGCTCAAGCATATGCAATATCGCTACTTTGTGCAAATAGCAAAAAAAATATTAAAGCTATAATCGAAGATGATCAAAAGTTTTATACGCAGTTATTTGATTTCAATTTGTTACCGCTATCAAATCCTGCTGTAGTAAGTGAACTCCAGCCTGAAACGCACTGCATTACATATATGGATTGCAGTTTACCAAAGTTGGATGCTAGCCATGCAGGGCTATTAGTCCGTTATAGACTAAAAAATAAACAAAAATTAAATGGAGTTGAGGCTCTATATTTAAATGAGCCTCAGTATATGAAATCGTTGCCTATTGCGTAA
- a CDS encoding cation:dicarboxylate symporter family transporter yields the protein MLQLLTLLAVITSVVFFGHLVPMEVKTFLYSISLSIKEILLFIMPFIVFALIFSSVNNLKQSAIKFILLLIITIFLSNLASSLIAYSVGHFITQNTYSIQDITYEETIVPLWSFRIPALLSNFYALACGFVLSILVSTILPKKSKELSNKMLDLTLFILKTFLTPIIPMFVLGLALKMEHDQVLPIIFKDYSIIFIIISSVTYLYVFLLYGAANSFKITSWIASIGNMIPAFITAMSTMSSNIAMPLTLEGSKKNVKQHDIASSVVPITASFHLVGDCFFIIILSMIMTFGGALSATDYVTFLLYFLLFKFAIVAVPAGGIMVMLPVLEKYLKFSPEMLSLITALYIVFDPIITSANVMGNGAFTMMFTKLYDKLK from the coding sequence ATGTTACAATTACTAACCTTACTTGCTGTTATCACTTCGGTTGTATTCTTTGGTCATCTAGTTCCAATGGAAGTGAAAACCTTCTTGTATTCAATAAGCCTTAGTATAAAAGAGATCTTACTATTTATAATGCCTTTTATTGTTTTTGCATTAATCTTTAGTAGTGTTAACAATCTTAAGCAGTCGGCTATAAAGTTTATATTGTTACTTATTATAACGATTTTCTTGTCGAATCTAGCTTCAAGTTTAATAGCTTATTCTGTTGGGCATTTCATCACACAAAACACTTATTCAATACAAGATATAACATATGAAGAAACAATTGTTCCTTTATGGTCATTTAGGATACCTGCATTGCTTTCTAATTTTTATGCCCTTGCTTGTGGATTTGTGTTAAGCATATTAGTGTCCACAATATTACCAAAAAAAAGCAAAGAGCTCTCGAACAAAATGTTAGATTTAACTCTCTTTATTTTGAAGACATTTTTGACGCCAATTATTCCAATGTTTGTACTTGGTCTTGCTTTAAAAATGGAACATGATCAGGTTTTACCCATAATATTTAAGGATTACTCAATAATTTTTATTATTATATCATCTGTAACCTACCTTTATGTTTTTCTCTTATATGGAGCAGCAAATTCGTTCAAGATCACAAGCTGGATAGCTAGTATAGGTAATATGATACCAGCATTTATTACTGCAATGAGCACAATGTCTAGTAATATAGCTATGCCGCTTACTCTTGAAGGAAGCAAAAAAAATGTAAAGCAGCATGATATAGCATCGTCTGTTGTGCCAATAACCGCTAGCTTTCATTTAGTAGGTGATTGCTTTTTTATTATAATACTATCAATGATAATGACTTTTGGTGGTGCATTGTCTGCAACAGACTATGTGACTTTCCTTCTCTACTTTCTGTTATTTAAATTTGCTATTGTTGCAGTTCCAGCGGGAGGGATTATGGTAATGTTGCCCGTTCTTGAGAAGTATCTTAAATTCTCCCCAGAGATGCTTTCATTAATTACAGCATTGTATATAGTGTTTGACCCAATAATAACTTCAGCAAATGTTATGGGTAACGGTGCGTTCACTATGATGTTTACAAAGCTCTATGATAAGCTTAAGTGA
- the dnaG gene encoding DNA primase, whose product MDHIDIIKSKLLLSDIVGKKVRLIKRGDSFVGLCPFHNEKTPSFSVSNVKGLYYCFGCSAHGDAFEFISQTEGLSFKEALEKLASVAGVELPKDPNITKESDKLFSTLDLAASWFAQKNRGVMAYLRQRKISLKIIDKFRIGYAPSSGLKEYLNSSGIKDEILIDVGLINKNSRDYFYDRLIFPIHNITGKVIGFGGRALNSEQQPKYLNSPESQLFKKRENLYGLNLALSEIRKKQHIFVVEGYMDVIALHQAGISNTVAPLGTAISAEQIKNLWRFAKEISICMDGDSAGHRAAIRIAELVLSILEPGYTLKFVTLPSDKDPYDICNELEYKTEDVLSAFNRSTELHSEYLWHHIIGSNLQNYEKFAPEKYSILEHKFMEYVNAISNISIRRYYRDYFYNKVSELRRNFKKLIFNSKTTKGEYLYNKSPELIEAEQNQAIILRVAVEFPEILNRPIFFEQFSHFEFTNEMKRLQQCVINMVTSESNFNKEILLQESSIIKLIFEKTSVLNSQLSEKRSAETVWNNIVLRKELNVLQEEKIKARLGGNFDLEERLIEQIKQIEDSIQEMQMEFIQK is encoded by the coding sequence ATGGATCATATAGATATTATAAAGTCAAAATTATTGTTGTCCGACATAGTAGGAAAAAAAGTTAGGTTAATAAAAAGAGGAGATAGTTTTGTTGGACTCTGCCCATTTCATAACGAAAAAACCCCATCTTTTTCGGTCAGCAATGTTAAGGGCTTATATTACTGTTTCGGTTGCTCAGCTCATGGTGATGCGTTTGAGTTTATTTCACAAACTGAGGGCTTAAGCTTTAAAGAAGCATTGGAAAAGCTAGCATCAGTTGCAGGTGTTGAGTTACCTAAAGACCCCAATATTACCAAAGAAAGCGACAAATTGTTTTCAACGCTAGACTTAGCTGCAAGTTGGTTCGCGCAGAAAAATCGAGGTGTTATGGCTTATTTAAGGCAGCGCAAGATCTCACTCAAAATCATAGATAAATTTAGAATAGGTTATGCACCAAGTTCTGGCTTGAAGGAATATTTGAACTCCTCTGGTATTAAAGACGAGATTTTGATCGATGTTGGGTTAATAAATAAGAATTCTCGTGATTATTTCTATGATCGGCTGATATTTCCTATACACAACATCACGGGCAAAGTTATTGGTTTTGGCGGACGTGCGCTGAACTCTGAGCAACAGCCGAAGTATTTAAACAGCCCAGAAAGTCAGCTCTTCAAAAAGAGGGAGAATTTATATGGGCTAAACCTTGCCTTAAGCGAAATACGCAAAAAACAACACATATTTGTTGTTGAAGGGTATATGGATGTAATAGCACTACATCAAGCGGGAATTAGCAATACAGTTGCCCCGCTTGGTACTGCAATTTCTGCAGAGCAGATAAAAAATCTATGGAGATTTGCTAAAGAAATCTCCATCTGTATGGATGGCGATAGTGCTGGACATCGTGCCGCTATTCGAATTGCAGAACTTGTTCTGTCGATACTGGAGCCTGGGTATACATTGAAGTTTGTAACTTTGCCGAGCGATAAAGACCCATACGATATATGCAATGAACTAGAATATAAGACGGAAGATGTACTATCCGCTTTTAACCGCTCAACAGAACTGCACTCTGAATATTTATGGCATCACATAATTGGTAGCAATTTGCAAAATTATGAAAAATTTGCTCCGGAAAAATATTCAATTCTTGAGCACAAATTTATGGAATATGTAAATGCTATCAGTAACATCAGCATTAGAAGGTATTATAGAGATTATTTTTACAATAAGGTCAGTGAATTAAGAAGAAACTTTAAAAAGCTGATTTTTAATAGCAAAACAACAAAAGGTGAGTATCTTTACAATAAATCTCCAGAGCTAATTGAAGCAGAGCAAAATCAGGCCATAATTTTGCGTGTAGCCGTAGAATTTCCTGAAATCTTGAACCGTCCTATATTTTTTGAGCAATTTTCTCATTTCGAATTTACTAATGAGATGAAAAGATTACAACAGTGCGTAATTAATATGGTAACTAGTGAGAGCAACTTTAATAAAGAAATTCTGCTACAGGAGTCTAGTATTATAAAGCTTATATTTGAAAAAACTAGCGTACTAAATAGTCAATTAAGCGAGAAGAGATCGGCAGAAACTGTCTGGAATAACATAGTATTACGGAAAGAATTAAATGTATTACAAGAAGAAAAAATTAAAGCAAGGCTGGGCGGTAATTTTGACTTAGAGGAAAGGCTAATAGAACAAATAAAGCAAATAGAGGATAGTATACAAGAAATGCAAATGGAATTTATTCAAAAGTAG
- a CDS encoding AAA family ATPase, whose amino-acid sequence MINIDIKKQLTKFFIYITGLPGSGKLSTAIVLSSMINAVIVSGLEYNQTSKEARDRIYNTTHVMFQAIEAYPIDSKNYIFVDELIKNNDYNIRIYNSVVEFSKKMSTKILPIVLRCNPLILQERTISKKQRKNRKVTNINSIKFREEDLFVPQNVIEVENSNMSIKEVAEEIVSQMYKLG is encoded by the coding sequence ATGATAAATATTGACATAAAAAAACAGCTAACAAAATTTTTCATATATATCACTGGTCTTCCAGGAAGTGGTAAACTTTCTACAGCAATAGTATTATCTAGTATGATAAATGCAGTAATTGTAAGTGGACTTGAATATAATCAAACTTCCAAAGAAGCTCGAGATAGAATATATAACACTACACATGTTATGTTTCAGGCAATAGAAGCCTATCCTATTGACTCAAAAAATTATATATTTGTTGATGAATTAATTAAAAATAATGATTACAACATAAGAATATATAACTCAGTAGTAGAATTTAGTAAAAAAATGAGCACAAAAATCCTCCCTATAGTACTTAGGTGCAATCCATTGATATTACAAGAGCGTACTATATCAAAAAAGCAAAGAAAAAATAGGAAGGTTACTAATATAAATAGTATTAAATTTAGGGAGGAAGATTTATTTGTACCACAAAATGTTATAGAGGTAGAAAATTCAAATATGAGTATAAAAGAAGTAGCAGAAGAAATAGTAAGTCAGATGTACAAACTTGGCTGA
- the ubiG gene encoding bifunctional 2-polyprenyl-6-hydroxyphenol methylase/3-demethylubiquinol 3-O-methyltransferase UbiG — translation MSDVISVASDHAGYELKSEIKAYLETLDYTVIDRGCTAEQKSVDYPDYAAEVVEDITNKKANYGILICGTGLGMSTVANRFEGIYAALCNSVEIAKLAREHGNANILCLGAGFTASGLAKDIVKQFLETEFSKESRHKERLDKLSNINKKKTTKTYNEDEISKFAKIAGEWWDENGKFKPLHMMNPVRVSYIVEKIKELKKCDLKELSLLDVGCGGGILSESMARVGISVAGIDVCEENIKVAQSHVKKVGLNIEYTHTSIEELSNDKKYDVVLLMEVVEHVDNLEFFMKKAIELLKPEGLIFISTINRTIKSFCLAIVGAEYILNWLPKGTHNWNKFLKPSEIANHLRENNVTLQDMTGMEYNVIKREWNLTKGVDVNYILCGNVVI, via the coding sequence ATGTCAGATGTGATATCAGTTGCTTCAGACCACGCAGGTTATGAACTAAAATCAGAAATAAAGGCTTACTTGGAAACTTTAGATTATACAGTGATAGACCGTGGCTGCACTGCTGAACAAAAGAGTGTAGACTACCCTGACTATGCTGCTGAAGTTGTAGAAGATATAACAAACAAAAAAGCAAATTATGGAATATTAATTTGCGGTACAGGTTTGGGCATGAGTACTGTGGCAAATCGTTTTGAAGGAATCTACGCTGCTTTATGTAATAGTGTTGAGATCGCAAAATTAGCTCGCGAGCATGGCAACGCGAATATACTTTGTCTTGGTGCAGGGTTTACTGCGAGTGGATTAGCAAAAGACATAGTCAAACAATTCCTCGAAACAGAATTTTCAAAAGAAAGTAGACATAAAGAACGCCTTGATAAACTTAGCAATATTAACAAGAAAAAAACCACAAAAACTTATAACGAAGATGAAATATCAAAATTCGCTAAAATAGCAGGTGAATGGTGGGATGAGAATGGCAAATTCAAGCCATTGCACATGATGAATCCTGTGAGAGTATCATACATCGTTGAGAAAATAAAAGAATTAAAAAAATGCGATTTAAAAGAACTATCATTGCTCGATGTTGGTTGTGGTGGTGGCATTTTGTCAGAGTCAATGGCGCGTGTTGGTATTAGCGTTGCGGGAATAGATGTATGTGAGGAAAACATAAAAGTTGCACAGTCGCACGTGAAGAAAGTAGGGTTAAATATAGAATACACACACACTAGCATTGAAGAGCTAAGCAATGACAAGAAGTATGACGTGGTTTTGTTGATGGAAGTGGTTGAACATGTCGATAATTTAGAGTTTTTCATGAAAAAAGCAATAGAGCTGTTGAAGCCAGAAGGGCTAATTTTTATATCGACGATAAATAGAACTATTAAATCCTTCTGTCTTGCAATAGTCGGCGCAGAGTACATATTAAACTGGCTGCCAAAAGGCACACATAATTGGAATAAATTTCTCAAGCCATCAGAAATTGCAAATCATCTAAGAGAGAACAATGTAACACTACAAGATATGACTGGTATGGAATATAATGTAATAAAGCGTGAATGGAACTTGACCAAAGGTGTGGATGTTAATTATATACTTTGTGGAAACGTTGTAATTTGA